The following are encoded together in the Pseudomonas maumuensis genome:
- the fliN gene encoding flagellar motor switch protein FliN, with protein MANENEINSPEEQALADEWAAALEETGDAGQSDIDALLAADAASSGAGRLPMEEFASSPKPNENVSLEGPNLDVILDIPVSISMEVGSTEISIRNLLQLNQGSVIELDRLAGEPLDVLVNGTLIAHGEVVVVNEKFGIRLTDVISPSERIKKLR; from the coding sequence ATGGCTAACGAAAACGAGATCAACTCTCCAGAGGAACAGGCCCTGGCCGATGAATGGGCTGCCGCCCTGGAAGAAACCGGCGATGCCGGTCAGTCCGACATCGACGCGCTGCTGGCGGCCGACGCCGCATCGTCCGGCGCTGGCCGCCTGCCGATGGAAGAGTTTGCCAGTTCGCCCAAGCCCAACGAGAACGTGAGCCTCGAAGGCCCGAACCTGGACGTGATCCTGGACATCCCGGTGAGCATCTCCATGGAAGTGGGCAGCACCGAGATCAGCATCCGCAACCTGCTGCAGCTCAACCAGGGCTCGGTGATCGAGCTGGATCGCCTGGCCGGCGAGCCATTGGATGTGCTGGTCAACGGCACCCTTATCGCCCATGGCGAGGTGGTCGTGGTCAACGAGAAGTTCGGCATCCGCCTGACCGACGTGATCAGCCCCAGCGAACGTATCAAGAAGCTGCGCTGA
- the fliO gene encoding flagellar biosynthetic protein FliO: MRGVTALGALLASEVVIAAAEPAAAPAAGSPLPGGLGAQLAQMVFGLLLVVGLIFFLAWLLRRMQGNAQRGAQVIEIVGSRAIGPRDRLLLVQVGKEQILIGHTPGSIEALHVLAEPVAVPATARQAAPEFAQRLLELMGKDHKDKT; the protein is encoded by the coding sequence ATGCGGGGCGTCACGGCCCTCGGTGCCTTGCTCGCCAGCGAGGTGGTGATTGCCGCTGCCGAGCCAGCCGCCGCGCCGGCAGCAGGCTCGCCGCTGCCGGGCGGGCTGGGGGCGCAGCTGGCACAGATGGTGTTCGGCCTGCTGCTGGTGGTGGGGCTGATCTTCTTCCTGGCCTGGCTGCTGCGACGCATGCAGGGTAACGCCCAGCGCGGTGCCCAGGTCATCGAGATCGTCGGCAGCCGGGCCATTGGCCCGCGTGATCGGCTGTTGCTGGTGCAGGTCGGCAAGGAGCAGATCCTTATCGGCCATACCCCCGGCAGCATCGAAGCGCTGCATGTGCTGGCCGAACCCGTGGCCGTGCCTGCCACGGCGCGCCAGGCCGCACCGGAATTCGCCCAGCGGCTGCTCGAGCTGATGGGCAAGGATCATAAGGACAAGACGTGA